The sequence CTTCGGCACCGAGCGCCGCATGGCCTGGGCCCTGGGCGGCGAGAGCCTGGCCGAGGTCGCCGGCCGCATCGAGGCCATGATCCAGCTCGCCCCGCCCGGCGGCCTGCGCGAGAAACTGGCGATGCTGCCCAAGCTGGCCGGCCTCGCGCGCATCCTGCCCCGCACGGTGAGCAAGGGGCCCTGCCAGGAGCTCGTCTTCACGGGCGACGCGGTGGACCTCGCGCGCATCCCCGCGCAGCTCTGCTGGCCGGGCGACGGCGGCCACTACCTGACCCAAACGCAGGTCCTCACGCGCGATCCGGTGACGGGCGCCCGCAATGTCGGCATGTACCGCGTGCAGATCTTCGACCGGAACACCTGCGGCATGCACTGGCAGATGCACAAGGTGGGCGCCCAGCACCACCGCGAGGCCGAGGCGCGCGGCCAGCGCGTGGAGGTGGCCATCGCCTTCGGCGGTCAGCCGGCGATGATCTACGCCGCCAGCGCGCCCCTGCCCGAGGGCATCGACGAGTGCCTGCTCGCCGGCTTCCTCGCCGATCGTCCGATCGAGCTGGTGCGCGGCAAGACGGTCAGCCTCGAGGTGCCCGCCGAGGCGGAGTTCGTCATCGAAGGGTATGTCGAGCCCGGCGAGCGGCGCCTCGAGGGCCCCTTCGGCGACCACACCGGCTACTACAGCCTCGCCGAGCTCTACCCCGTGCTGCACGTCACCGCGATCACGCGGCGGCGCGACGCGATCTACCCGAGCATCGTGGTCGGCCCGCCGCCGCAGGAAGACGGCCCCATGGGCAAGGCCACCGAGCGGCTCTTCCTGCCGCTCATCCGCACGCAGTTCCCCGAGATCGTCGACATGCACCTGCCCGTCGAGGGCGTCTTCCACAACATCGCGCTGATCAGCATCCGGAAGCGCTACCCCGGCCACGCCCGGAAGATGATGCAGGCGATCTGGGGCACCGGGCAGCTGATGTTCACGAAGGTCGTCATCGTCGTCGACGAGGACGTCGACGTGCAGAACCTGCCCGAGGTGGTCTGGCGCGTGACGGCGAACATCGACCCCAAGCGGGACGCCGTCTTCGCCGACGGCATCACCGACGTGCTCGACCACGCGTCCGACCGCATCGGGCTCGCCGGCAAGCTGGGCATCGACGCCACGCGCAAGTGGCCCGAGGAGGGCTTCCCGCGCGAGTGGCCCGAGGTGCTGACGATGGACCCGGCCGTGCGCGCCCGCGTGGACGCCCTCTGGCCAGCGCTCGGCATCCAACTGCCCGAGCGGCGCTGAGGGCGCTCCGGCGTGAACGCGCCCGCGCGCATCCCCACCGGCGAAACGCCCGGCAAGCGGGCCGCCGTGCAGCGCATGTTCGCGGCGATCAGCCCGCGCTACGACCTGCTCAACCGCTTGCTCAGCGCGGGCCAGGACCGGCGCTGGCGCCGCCGGGCCGTGCGCCGCTTCGGTCCCGAGGTGCGCCGGGTACTCGACGTCGCCGCCGGCACGGGCGATCTCGGCGCGGCCTGGCTCGCGGCCCGGCCCGGCGCCGAGCTGATCACCAGCGACTTCGTGCCCGCCATGTGCGCCGCGGCTGCCGCCAAGCTGGGCGGCCGGCCGGGCTACCGCGG comes from bacterium and encodes:
- a CDS encoding menaquinone biosynthesis decarboxylase yields the protein MSSLRSLRDFLALLESRGDLVRVREPVSRDLEITEIALRTVRAGGPALLFERVTGFETPLVINLFGTERRMAWALGGESLAEVAGRIEAMIQLAPPGGLREKLAMLPKLAGLARILPRTVSKGPCQELVFTGDAVDLARIPAQLCWPGDGGHYLTQTQVLTRDPVTGARNVGMYRVQIFDRNTCGMHWQMHKVGAQHHREAEARGQRVEVAIAFGGQPAMIYAASAPLPEGIDECLLAGFLADRPIELVRGKTVSLEVPAEAEFVIEGYVEPGERRLEGPFGDHTGYYSLAELYPVLHVTAITRRRDAIYPSIVVGPPPQEDGPMGKATERLFLPLIRTQFPEIVDMHLPVEGVFHNIALISIRKRYPGHARKMMQAIWGTGQLMFTKVVIVVDEDVDVQNLPEVVWRVTANIDPKRDAVFADGITDVLDHASDRIGLAGKLGIDATRKWPEEGFPREWPEVLTMDPAVRARVDALWPALGIQLPERR